A region of Bombus huntii isolate Logan2020A chromosome 15, iyBomHunt1.1, whole genome shotgun sequence DNA encodes the following proteins:
- the LOC126873946 gene encoding ubiquitin-conjugating enzyme E2 N, with protein MAALPRRIIKETQRLMQEPVPGISAVPDDTNARYFHVIVTGPEDSPFEGGLFKLELFLPEDYPMSAPKVRFITKIYHPNIDRLGRICLDILKDKWSPALQIRTVLLSIQALLSAPNPDDPLANDVAELWKVNESEAIRNAKEWTRRYAMDN; from the exons ATGGCTGCGCTACCAAGAAGGATTATCAAAGAAACACAAAGACTAATGCAAGAGCCAGTTCCCGGTATCAGTGCTGTACCAGATGATACAAATGCTAGGTATTTTCATGTAATTGTAACTGGACCTGAAGATTCGCCATTTGAAGGTGGACTTTTTAAACTTGAGTTGTTCCTACCAGAAGACTATCCAATGTCTGCTCCTAAAGTTAGAttcattacaaaaatttatcaTCCAAATATAGATAG ATTGGGCAGGATTTGTTTGGATATTCTTAAAGATAAATGGAGTCCTGCTCTTCAAATCAGAACAGTTTTATTATCAATACAAGCACTTTTAAGTGCACCAAATCCAGATGACCCTTTGGCAAATGACGTCGCTGAACTCTGGAAAGTAAATGAAAGCGAAGCAATACGCAATGCCAAAGAATGGACTCGGAGATATGCTATGGACAACTGA
- the LOC126873945 gene encoding S phase cyclin A-associated protein in the endoplasmic reticulum: MADVRLLIQEEGRAARNLIAFNVPVGTNNTEKVTKKPPSVPRVSQTNATKRSMKPTPRVRSASTGRDKKSELQARYWAFLFGNLQRAVDGIYQTCEEDENISECKEVILVLENYTRDFHNLIEWFRVKWAYENSPPPLRRTPLAWEVRKTSPCRIWNSTMIPKSTSPLQRMSPTESVCRSPVDQIISENKSVSVDNTANHIKGESVHKLIKDNKGNIPKNNMTNLGEKYKNSIDKGINQSLNKDKLTTIKVNKSLVKHTVATKINNSITTDQKANESLSREVKGKLDTKSASKSVKAGMHYATTKITDSNVIIEKNEQTVCNDKDVQLTSTSTEKEFSKSNSIDNKLNSQNNFQVKPLGPKNDIGLGKNEINSKVKRQTTEKNIKNVGIENVATENKMTESNSVTKENSNTMVNKNIQNITKVSNKINQKLKKQSSVNDSANNKTPTKLISDTSTSNSSKGLVNTNKPAYSTVSQMKVIKPKQPCLLETPKFVRSKTTLSDKSTSISNKTRPGTSVIVRQRFQSIDNKISEQSLLKKDQNRDINGSVEVLTKQTHVKTKEEADGWQTVRSRYRRGSTHNLNMSTRFHKPSTATSLPALSIESPSEKNKKNCLTPDGNGKQKRKCIVEKEGKNISNEVEKVKGESVVNLTIKDKVEEVFKNTANLNEINSTSMIAAIFKNDAELLEKRIQQFMAAQAERERIILEEERKTEEADSQRSQQLSDEEASLHRQILELECGETDVDTETDETDGEMVLEMEDEQRTSPNTMPDDVSLEDRYENVLEEMSWAECVDTLAQLRALVARHPGRALELHQKLSSPSRKRSLPETLRRYQAKQACAQHKRQKLLMEKSQRLRELLNKVKDVKSAKNQLIEDKRIRMETKLKKAEENRTQHLLEIVRKAHDEDSKLKEIAFINELEAQNKRHDFMALCQEQEERLQGIQEERQRRQEEKAAKEAAAEERRRALEAERQLRIQKMKQARREREERVGKMQLEREKERQELAREKARDREERLSALHAAQLANQEELQKKIAQKQQESARRHVENIEHIRQRAVESSILRSEEVPPTLKSYPAQKQCSLCGTLIPNEVYLLSHLKGKTHVEAVRNTHDGREPSRDELQRFNISQIRDVPISVVDNNSSNEIKAAKEKQKALKRRCRKMKQRMFLRGKEWEDNHKTDANQSIESTNKAKFRRNLKELDRLYNNHSKTAWSSVAIASLERSLGEITRAYSKLCSFDQIVFRVLNGFDILTNLLNLGLQTQTASHNLPNKSILSVCRVFKLSVSENDTNIEAVLSSNKILVILDLLLQHLETLAKLDDQVQVQEASGNSTGSGIVASSLMQLLCSLVPEEPFEKSALQTRVQDIAGYLVAGGLVDRVFRHSRALIETDFFVDQDHESPVLSSSYDLLYRICCHLKKSTDQDVGNIHEGNNNVEQTNVESHLLSTLASAEAAGAIGALYAAVALTPQNQKGSSPTPNQITVSQPMRILIVRSLRLLKSIAGLNIQKLQNLLGAEGTNLQWRLIASHVITRLSRDPISHKSEIGSAQNTSGTYILSELFQVLGYFAVNNPENQLVLQSVGAGPSVLQQLCTLPFPFYGAPGLTSYIFPTLLAATHQNPEATAVLSCELSYQLLEEYRNSDDGKLNPLVRLLKDSVDP; this comes from the exons atggcTGATGTAAGGTTACTTATACAAGAGGAAGGTCGGGCAGCTAGAAATTTAATAGCTTTTAATGTACCAGTTGGAACAAATAATACCGAAAAGGTTACCAAAAAACCACCTAGTGTTCCAAGAGTATCACAGACAAATGCTACTAAAAGATCTATGAAACCAACACCTAGAGTGAGATCAGCTTCTACTGGTCGGGATAAAAAATCTG AATTACAGGCAAGATACTGGGCATTCTTATTTGGTAATTTGCAAAGAGCAGTAGATGGCATTTATCAAACATgcgaagaagatgaaaatatttctgaGTGTAAAGAAGTGATATTAgttttagaaaattatacCAGAGATTTCCATAATTTGATTGAATGGTTTAGAGTTAAATGGGCCTATGAAAATTCGCCACCACCCTTAAGACGTACTCCTTTAGCTTGGGAAGTTAGAAAAACTTCTCCTTGTCGAATATGGAATTCCACAATGATTCCGAAATCCACTAGTCCTTTACAAAGAATGAGTCCCACAGAATCTGTTTGTAGAAGCCCTGTGGATCAAATTATTTCAGAAAATAAATCTGTTTCTGTAGACAATACGGCAAATCATATAAAAGGAGAATCTGTGCACAAGTTAATAAAGGATAATAAAGGTAATATTCCCAAAAATAATATGACAAACTTaggtgaaaaatataaaaattcaatagaTAAAGGCATAAATCAATCATTgaataaagataaattaactacaataaaagtaaataaatctTTGGTAAAACATACTGTAGCTACTAAAATTAATAACAGCATTACTACAGATCAAAAAGCAAATGAAAGTTTATCTCGTGAAGTGAAAGGTAAATTGGATACTAAAAGTGCATCAAAATCAGTTAAAGCTGGGATGCATTATGCTACCACTAAAATAACAGATTCTAATgtgataattgaaaaaaatgaaCAAACAGTTTGTAATGATAAAGATGTACAATTAACTTCTACATCGAcagaaaaagaattttctaaATCTAATAGCATagataataaattgaattctCAAAACAATTTTCAAGTGAAGCCATTGGGTCCTAAAAATGATATAGGACTCggaaaaaatgaaatcaaTTCTAAAGTAAAAAGACAAACtacagaaaaaaatattaaaaatgttggTATAGAAAATGTTGCAactgaaaataaaatgacaGAATCCAATAGCGTAACAAAAGAAAATAGTAACACTATGGTGAATAAAAACATACAGAATATTACAAAGGTTTCAAACAAAATTAaccaaaaattaaaaaagcaaTCAAGTGTTAATGATAGTGCAAACAATAAAACTCCAACAAAGCTTATATCCGATACATCAACCAGTAATTCAAGTAAGGGATTAGTTAATACAAACAAACCAGCATATTCTACGGTATCGCAAATGAAGGTTATTAAACCAAAACAACCATGTCTCCTAGAAACTCCAAAATTTGTTAGAAGCAAAACAACATTAAGCGACAAAAGTACATcgatttcaaataaaacaagaCCTGGAACATCCGTGATAGTTAGGCAACGATTTCAATCAATCGACAATAAG ATTTCAGAACAAagtctattaaaaaaagatcAGAATAGAGATATAAATGGTTCTGTAGAGGTATTAACAAAACAGACGCAtgtaaaaacaaaagaagaagCTGATGGTTGGCAAACGGTCCGTAGCCGTTATAGAAGAGGCAGTACACATAACTTAAATATGTCTACAAGATTTCATAAGCCAAGTACTGCAACATCGTTACCAGCGTTATCGATTGAAAGTCCTTctgaaaagaataaaaagaattgttTAACTCCAGATGGAAATGGTAAACAGAAACGGAAATGTATtgtagaaaaagaaggaaaaaatataagtaaCGAGGTAGAAAAAGTTAAAGGGGAATCGGTCGTAAACCTTACAATTAAAGATAAAGTAGAAGAAGTTTTCAAGAACACTGCtaatttaaacgaaataaattctacatCAATGATCGCAGCTATTTTCAAAAATGATGCGGAATTACTTGAAAAACGTATACAACAATTTATGGCTGCTCAagcagaaagagagagaataaTTTTAGAAGAGGAAAGGAAGACAGAGGAAGCAGATTCGCAACGATCGCAACAGTTATCAGATGAAGAAGCGTCCTTACATagacaaattttagaattaGAATGTGGTGAAACTGATGTTGACACTGAAACTGATGAAACAGACGGTGAAATGGTCCTTGAAATGGAAGATGAACAAAGAACATCTCCTAATACAATGCCTGATGATGTTAGTTTAGAAGATAG ATACGAAAATGTGTTAGAGGAAATGTCTTGGGCAGAGTGTGTAGATACGCTTGCTCAGTTACGCGCATTAGTCGCTCGTCATCCTGGTAGAGCTTTAGAATTACATCAGAAATTATCGTCCCCATCTCGAAAGAGATCGTTGCCTGAGACGTTACGACGGTACCAAGCAAAACAGGCTTGTGCACAACATAAACGTCAAAAACTTTTAATGGAAAAGTCGCAAAGATTACGAGAATTGTTGAATAAAGTGAAAGATGTCAAAAGTGCAAAGAACCAATTAATAGAAGACAAAAGAATTAGAATGGAAACAAAGTTAAAAAAGGCGGAAGAAAATAGAACGCAACATTTGTTAGAAATAGTAAGAAAAGCTCATGATGAAGATTCTAAGTTAAAAGAAATTGCATTTATTAATGAACTTGAAGCACAAAACAAGAGACACGATTTCATGGCGCTATGTCAAGAACAAGAAGAAAGATTGCAA ggAATTCAAGAAGAACGCCAACGCCGGCAGGAAGAAAAAGCTGCTAAGGAGGCTGCTGCCGAAGAACGTAGACGTGCTTTGGAAGCGGAACGGCAGTTGCGTATTCAGAAAATGAAACAAGCCCGTCGTGAACGCGAAGAAAGGGTCGGTAAGATGCAGttagagagagaaaaagaacgtcag GAACTTGCAAGAGAAAAAGCAAGGGATAGAGAAGAACGTTTATCTGCGCTTCACGCAGCGCAGTTAGCAAATCAAGAAGAACTACAGAAGAAAATAGCTCAAAAACAGCAAGAATCAGCTAGAAGGCacgttgaaaatatagaacacATTCGACAAAGAGCAGTTGAATCTTCTATTTTAAGGTCGGAAGAAGTTCCACCTACGTTAAAATCATATCCTGCTCAAAAACAATGTTCTTTATGTGGAACTCTA ATACCCAATGAGGTATACCTGTTGAGCCATTTAAAAGGGAAAACACACGTCGAAGCAGTACGGAACACACACGATGGTCGAGAGCCATCACGAGATGAATTGCAGCGCTTCAATATATCTCAAATTCGCGATGTCCCAATTTCAGTAGTTGATAATAATAGTTCGAACGAGATTAAAGCTGcaaaagagaaacagaaagCTTTAAAACGACGATGCAGAAAAATGAAACAGCGTATGTTTCTGCGAGGTAAAGAATGGGAAGACAATCATAAAACAGATGCGAATCAATCTATCGAGTCGACTAATAAAGCAAAGTTCCGacgaaatttaaaagaattggATCGATTGTACAACAATCATTCAAAGACAGCTTGGTCAAGCGTCGCCATCGCTTCTTTAGAACGTTCACTGGGTGAAATAACAAGAGCTTATTCAAAATTG tgTTCGTTCGATCAGATTGTATTTCGAGTTTTAAATGGATTCGATATTTTAActaatttattgaatttggGACTGCAAACACAAACTGCATCTCATAATTTACCAAACAA AAGCATTCTTTCGGTATGCCGTGTATTTAAATTAAGCGTCAGTGAGAATGACACCAACATCGAAGCGGTTTTGTCAAGTAACAAAATTCTGGTCATCTTGGATCTTCTGCTTCAGCATTTAGAG ACACTTGCGAAACTCGACGACCAGGTGCAAGTGCAGGAGGCATCCGGTAACTCGACCGGAAGTGGAATCGTAGCCAGCAGCCTGATGCAATTGCTGTGCAGTTTGGTCCCGGAGGAGCCTTTCGAAAAATCGGCATTGCAAACGCGGGTCCAGGATATTGCTGG GTACTTGGTAGCAGGTGGATTGGTAGACCGAGTGTTTCGTCACAGTCGAGCTCTGATCGAAACCGACTTTTTCGTGGACCAGGACCACGAATCGCCAGTCTTGTCGTCGTCGTACGATCTACTTTATCGCATCTGTTGCCATTTAAAGAAATCAACGGATCAAGATGTGGGGAATATTCACGAGGGCAACAACAACGTCGAGCAGACCAACGTCGAGTCGCACCTTCTCTCGACGCTGGCCTCGGCCGAAGCTGCGGGCGCGATCGGTGCACTTTACGCTGCAGTTGCACTCACACCGCAAAATCAGAAAGGATCCTCTCCGACCCCTAATCAGATTACGGTATCCCAGCCTATGAGGATTCTGATCGTTCGCAGCCTTAGGCTACTTAAATCGATCGCAGGGCTGAACATTCAGAAATTACAG